The genome window GTAATGTCCAACTCCTTCACCAACCAAGCGCTCGCCCAGATTGAGCTTGCATCTAACAGCGCTCTCGAGAACAAAGTATACACACTGCCTAAACATCTCGATGAAGAAGTTGCTCGTCTCCACCTTAGCCGTCTTGGTGCTAAACTCACTAAACTCACACCAGAGCAGGCTGAATACCTCGGCGTCGCTCAGGACGGTCCTTTCAAAGCCGACCACTACCGCTACTAAGCGAAGAATTAAAACAAAAAAGCCGCAGTATTCTGCGGCTTTTTTTGTTTTACAGAAGTATTTTTGAGTTAGTTATAAAGGCGTTTTTTTGGGAACATGTGCATTAGGGCAGCTAAGTACATCAGTGCAAGGTGACTGTAGTTTGGCTTTACGCTGGTTAGTATCGCGTAAGTCGAAAGCACATTCTGATTTCAACTAGTTCAATCAACTGTCTGGTCTCAAAAATAGTTAGCACAACGAATGTTCGTGCGAGAGAAAGGTGTATAAAACGATAGGGTGAGTGCTGAGTGAAGTTATTCGAAGGGCGCTTTGCCGTAGCTTTCAAGCCAGATAACGAGAGTCCTGCCCACTTCTTTTTACCCAAAGAAGTGGTCGCTATTCAGCAATAGAAACAGGCTTCCCAGATTTGAACTCGTGCGCTGCACGGACAAAATTAACAGCCCAGTGTGGCTCACCTAGGGCGAAAAGATGTGTGTAGGATGCGAACACGTTTTTGTAGATTAAGCCATCCAGCCGCTCTCCCATACCGAATCCTTTGGACATTCTGAAGCCAAAGGTGGGTGTCTCATTTTCCACAATGCATTTTGAATAATGAAACTCGTGACCACGAACTACAGAGCCAAGCGGGTGGTAGGGATTTGGTTCAATGACTTCTGCGTCAATGTAGCCAAGCCCCTGCGGGCGTTTACATAACTGCGTCTGTACAGGAAGTACATCTGCCATTGGTGATGTGGCTGTCTCTTGCACGAGTGCTTTGCAAAGATACATAAAGCCACCGCATTCAGCGTAGATAGGCATCCCGCTTTCTGCGAGTGAACGCACGTGCTCAGAAATTTTTGTGTTGGCAGCTATGGATTCGTGCAACGTTTCAGGAAAACCGCCACCAAGGTACAGTGCGTCAATTTTTGCCCAGTCTTGAGGAGACGTTACAGACAAGCGAACGAGGCGTGCGCCTGCATGTTGTAAGGCTTGCAGATTCTCGTCGTAATAGAACCAGAGAGCATCATCATGCACGTAGCCGATGCAAGGTTTAGTCGAAGATGCAACGTCCTCGCAATGAGGCATTGTCGTTGAGCATGGAGTAGTTATTTGAGGCGCTGTATTGGCACCTGTCACGACCTTTTCAGTTACATCCCACACATTGGGTTGAGCAGATACATTTGGAGCAGCAGAAGCGAGTTTCCACATCTTTTCTAGGTCAAGGTGGTCTTCGATGATGTCTGCTACTTCTTCGAGAGCAGAGTTCGTTCCTTCGTACTCTGCGTTTGAAATAAGCCCCATGTGTCGTTCAGGAATCGGGTTCTGCGCGATCTTAGGCAGGCAGCCCAGCACTGGAACATCCGTGTAATGCTCAATTGTCTGGCATAATATGTTACGGTGGCGGTCTGTAGCGGTACGGTTAAGAACAACGCCAGCAATGTGTACGCCTTCTTCAAAATTGAGCATGCCAGTCAGGATAGCTGCGGCTGTACGAGTCATTTTCGTACAATCCATAGCAAGAATGACTGGCGTATTAAGAATGCGCGCAAGCTCTGCTGTTGAGCATGTTCCTGTTATATCTTTTCCGTCGAAAAGTCCGCGATTGCCTTCAATGAGTGCGCCTTCATACCCTTCTGCTGTTGTAGCAAACAGCGAGTTGAGAGTCGCGTTATCAAGAAGATAGGGGTCAAGGTTGGTGCAAGGGGTTTGTGCAGCAAGTGCCAGCCATTTGGCATCAATGTAGTCCGGCCCTTTTTTGTAAGGCTTGATAACTTTACCTTTGCGGCTCCACGCACGGGTAGTGCCAAGACTGGTAATGGTCTTTCCTGTGCCGCCGCTGAGTCCGGCGATGATGAGTCGTGGAAGGGTCATACTATGCCTTGCTGTACTAAGTTTGCTGATAAAAAAACAGAGCCGTAAAATAGAAAGAGCGTATGGACAAACGCCCATACGCCTTACGCTCTGGAGACCAAAGAAATTAATCTTCGTGCTCAGCACCAGCCTGTTTGCCAGCGCCTTTGAGACCGTACATAGTAGTGGAACCGGAAGACCAGTATTCCATTACTTCAGATTTAACGAGCTCTGAGAGGATCTTTTTTACAGCACGAGGTTTCATATCCGGGAAGAGCGGAAGAAAGTCGTTGAAGTAAAATTTAGATTTGCTCTTGGATTTGGACTCGATGAAGTCAACAATAATTTTAGTTGATTCTTCCATGGGAAGCCCCTTTAGCGTTTAAGCGTTAAACCGGACGAGGGAAACCCTCGTCCGGCGTAATTTCAAAGTAACTTTGCTTAGAACTTGAACTGTGTAGTCTGGCGCCAAGTGTAGTAAGCGTGGTCACGGAAGTCATCAATGAGATG of Halodesulfovibrio sp. contains these proteins:
- a CDS encoding cobyrinate a,c-diamide synthase, with product MTLPRLIIAGLSGGTGKTITSLGTTRAWSRKGKVIKPYKKGPDYIDAKWLALAAQTPCTNLDPYLLDNATLNSLFATTAEGYEGALIEGNRGLFDGKDITGTCSTAELARILNTPVILAMDCTKMTRTAAAILTGMLNFEEGVHIAGVVLNRTATDRHRNILCQTIEHYTDVPVLGCLPKIAQNPIPERHMGLISNAEYEGTNSALEEVADIIEDHLDLEKMWKLASAAPNVSAQPNVWDVTEKVVTGANTAPQITTPCSTTMPHCEDVASSTKPCIGYVHDDALWFYYDENLQALQHAGARLVRLSVTSPQDWAKIDALYLGGGFPETLHESIAANTKISEHVRSLAESGMPIYAECGGFMYLCKALVQETATSPMADVLPVQTQLCKRPQGLGYIDAEVIEPNPYHPLGSVVRGHEFHYSKCIVENETPTFGFRMSKGFGMGERLDGLIYKNVFASYTHLFALGEPHWAVNFVRAAHEFKSGKPVSIAE
- a CDS encoding dissimilatory sulfite reductase D family protein gives rise to the protein MEESTKIIVDFIESKSKSKSKFYFNDFLPLFPDMKPRAVKKILSELVKSEVMEYWSSGSTTMYGLKGAGKQAGAEHED